A single genomic interval of Rubripirellula reticaptiva harbors:
- a CDS encoding DUF389 domain-containing protein: MSVVLVIGCEDEFRLALSWCKRLARNDETLIRIAIRGLDRNVLTEQIRRTAAERLEVSSDRLTVDTVDESVDAVLEYLAESHAKRLLICYQSNDHSWQQTLFERATCDVLWIHVGSDVGSESIGRIYGIDSGKESISTRLGESMLGVASDESYRFEGDESNDLAADAAEGDLVLVGVDPLSDSESLYRWARKRISQSSVANFAVVRDGDTLIDNAAARIRKWFASIAPPMDREQRTALAQDVEIGSRPNLEFFALISAAAMMAAFGLVQDSAAVIIGAMLIAPLMTPILGAGLALAHGNRPLFQSSLLTIVLGFIGALLSSILMGWMVGLFQELKATDEMWARCRPSPLDFGVGMIGGLAASYARTRTHLSSALAGAAIAAALVPPISTAGLQIAMGNWYPTEKGFPIAGPLLLVSVNVLTIMIGSSFILWARGMRSETKIDARSRWSLRVLASLLCIVLLALIWLLRWSEAEMSLGQ, encoded by the coding sequence ATGAGCGTTGTATTGGTAATCGGTTGCGAAGACGAGTTTCGTTTGGCCCTGTCTTGGTGCAAGCGACTGGCTCGCAATGATGAAACACTCATTCGGATTGCGATTCGAGGGCTGGATCGGAACGTTCTGACCGAACAAATCCGCCGAACCGCAGCTGAACGTTTGGAAGTTTCTTCGGATCGCTTGACGGTGGACACCGTTGACGAGTCAGTTGACGCGGTATTGGAGTACCTTGCCGAATCGCACGCCAAAAGGCTGCTGATTTGTTACCAGTCCAACGACCACAGTTGGCAGCAAACGCTATTCGAGCGTGCGACCTGTGACGTTCTATGGATTCACGTGGGCAGCGACGTCGGTTCAGAATCGATCGGTCGAATCTATGGCATCGATAGCGGCAAGGAATCGATTTCGACCCGGCTTGGGGAATCGATGCTGGGCGTTGCTTCAGACGAATCCTATCGTTTCGAAGGTGATGAATCGAATGATCTGGCGGCGGATGCTGCCGAGGGTGATTTGGTCTTGGTGGGCGTTGATCCGCTAAGTGATTCAGAATCACTTTATCGATGGGCCAGAAAGCGAATATCGCAGTCGTCGGTGGCTAACTTTGCTGTCGTGCGAGATGGCGATACGCTGATCGACAACGCCGCGGCGAGAATTCGAAAGTGGTTTGCATCCATCGCGCCACCGATGGATCGCGAACAGCGGACGGCGCTGGCGCAAGACGTCGAAATTGGATCGCGGCCAAATTTAGAATTCTTTGCCCTAATCTCTGCTGCGGCGATGATGGCCGCGTTTGGATTAGTGCAAGACTCGGCGGCTGTCATCATCGGCGCGATGCTGATTGCACCGTTGATGACGCCAATCTTGGGTGCTGGTTTAGCGCTCGCTCATGGTAACCGGCCGCTGTTTCAGTCATCGCTGTTGACGATTGTGCTCGGTTTCATCGGCGCGCTTTTATCCAGCATCTTGATGGGATGGATGGTGGGGCTGTTTCAAGAACTGAAGGCGACTGACGAGATGTGGGCGCGATGTCGACCCTCGCCACTCGACTTTGGTGTCGGGATGATTGGCGGACTTGCGGCGTCGTATGCCCGCACACGGACGCACTTATCATCGGCGCTTGCTGGTGCAGCGATTGCTGCGGCTTTGGTGCCACCGATTTCCACTGCTGGTTTGCAGATTGCCATGGGAAACTGGTATCCGACCGAGAAAGGATTTCCGATTGCCGGACCGCTGCTACTGGTTTCGGTCAACGTGCTGACGATCATGATTGGATCGTCGTTTATCTTGTGGGCACGTGGGATGCGCAGTGAGACCAAAATTGATGCTCGGTCACGGTGGTCGTTGCGAGTCTTGGCGAGCCTTTTGTGTATCGTGTTGTTGGCACTAATCTGGCTTCTGCGTTGGTCCGAAGCCGAGATGTCACTCGGGCAATGA
- a CDS encoding HD domain-containing phosphohydrolase, whose amino-acid sequence MINITPIPDTFSASDQDPTKSTLVLGVDFSPASAERSSLAVRESQVMIVDDESTNIEILRAYLEEDGFSNFITTTDSTLAIDKIRDQRPDIVLLDINMPKVSGLQILETMKSDTELKLIPTVVLTASTSPEVKLQALRSGASDFLAKPVDPSELILRVENVLAVKAYQDHLAQYSEQLERQVRVRTRELIRSRQEAIHCLARAGEYRDDDTGQHVLRVGRYAALIADELGFPRAAIDLIEQAAQLHDVGKIGVPDAILHKPGKLDPHEFEIMRGHCGIGRRIINPLSHEESIRLKQHTSVGMQIMSSTTSPVLKLASVIAATHHEKWDGSGYPNGLAGKDIPIEGRIVAVADVFDALSSQRPYKAAFPVDKCLEILTDGRGTHFDPTVLDAFIKRKDEAIQIRQGYVDASDVSLPE is encoded by the coding sequence ATGATCAACATCACTCCAATTCCTGACACATTCAGCGCTTCCGACCAGGACCCAACGAAAAGCACGTTGGTCTTGGGCGTTGATTTTTCGCCTGCCTCTGCCGAGCGGAGCAGTTTGGCCGTCCGAGAATCGCAAGTCATGATCGTGGATGACGAATCAACCAACATCGAAATTTTGCGTGCCTATTTGGAAGAAGACGGGTTTTCAAACTTCATCACCACCACGGACTCGACCCTTGCGATCGATAAGATCCGAGACCAACGCCCCGACATCGTATTGCTTGACATCAATATGCCCAAGGTATCCGGGTTACAGATTCTTGAAACGATGAAATCCGATACGGAACTCAAGCTGATTCCGACCGTGGTGTTGACCGCCAGCACTTCGCCCGAGGTAAAACTGCAAGCATTGCGTTCGGGCGCTTCTGATTTTCTTGCCAAACCTGTCGACCCCAGCGAGCTGATTCTGCGCGTCGAAAACGTATTGGCCGTAAAAGCTTATCAGGATCACTTGGCTCAGTATTCCGAACAACTTGAACGACAGGTCCGCGTTCGAACCCGCGAATTGATCCGTTCACGCCAAGAAGCCATTCACTGCCTCGCTCGAGCCGGTGAATACCGTGACGATGATACCGGACAACACGTGCTTCGCGTGGGACGATACGCCGCGCTGATCGCTGATGAACTTGGGTTTCCTCGCGCCGCGATCGACTTGATCGAACAGGCTGCTCAATTGCATGACGTCGGAAAGATTGGCGTCCCCGACGCGATCTTGCACAAGCCCGGAAAACTGGACCCGCATGAGTTCGAGATCATGCGCGGCCACTGTGGAATCGGTCGCCGAATCATCAACCCGCTAAGCCACGAAGAATCGATTCGACTGAAACAACACACGTCGGTCGGAATGCAAATCATGAGTTCCACGACGTCGCCGGTGCTGAAGCTAGCGTCAGTGATTGCAGCGACTCACCACGAAAAGTGGGATGGATCGGGCTATCCCAACGGACTTGCAGGAAAAGACATCCCCATCGAAGGACGGATCGTTGCAGTCGCCGATGTCTTCGATGCACTCAGTTCGCAGCGGCCGTACAAAGCAGCATTTCCGGTCGATAAGTGCCTGGAAATTTTGACCGACGGTCGCGGAACTCACTTTGATCCCACCGTGTTGGATGCGTTTATCAAACGCAAAGACGAGGCCATCCAAATTCGCCAAGGCTATGTCGACGCCAGCGACGTGTCATTGCCCGAGTGA
- a CDS encoding response regulator: MKRLYSRIPIRLRISFGLVGLMVGTLLCASAFGFFPNEQREILHGRSKLCEALAINATVLMAEEKSEALNMVLLSIVARDQQIASIGFRSDEGDLLVATETHDTAWTVGADVDADHMSVPVFRNGERFGRLEVAFQSTGGFWGLNYWAPAWLMIVLIPSCLIQFSFFLRKALESLDPHGAAPKHVRDTFNRLGVGLLLIDDRDRIILVNQLLADCLQRDVKETEGQKTSSIPWICEGELPWDESLRTGQMVNGRLMKIKVGDHHRTLNVNSTPIIGCGTMVTLEDITVLEENKLELAKARDAAEAANQSKSAFLANMSHEIRTPMNAILGFTEVLQRNIEHDESKRRKHLNTIHSSGTHLLNLINDILDLSKIEADRLEIESIATEVDRIVAEVVTVMRIRAEEKSITLEYEFDGMIPRTVQTDPARLRQILTNLAGNAIKFTENGGVKIVTRWDNTGGHPVMVFQVVDSGIGMTAESTEKIFNPFSQADASVTRRFGGTGLGLSISKRFAEALGGGIAVTSRVNEGSVFTVTINAPCESEVELHYPNIEELESATESETHLAIRLPNMRVLLVDDGQENRELMSVILGEAGALYKTAENGLEAVQLATAEEWDVILMDMQMPIMDGYTATRTLRDQGYDKPIIALTAHAMQHAEQECLDAGCTGFLTKPVDFDRLISMLAEIAGLEVSIETGVAQIQMLDALPAPEESVNEPIRSTLPIHKERFREIVAQFVDRLDERFDMIEKAIVDEDRSLLTEMGHSLKGSSGNCGFAGMSERAAHLETLGSDGDLEEIRQTLVSLREMRARIEVPESVDCTESNAT, from the coding sequence ATGAAACGTCTTTACTCACGAATACCGATTCGCCTCCGTATCTCGTTCGGCCTTGTCGGACTGATGGTCGGCACGCTGCTGTGCGCCAGCGCGTTTGGGTTCTTTCCGAACGAGCAGCGTGAAATCCTACACGGTCGTTCGAAACTTTGTGAAGCGTTAGCGATCAACGCTACCGTTTTGATGGCCGAAGAAAAATCTGAGGCACTCAACATGGTCCTGCTGTCGATCGTCGCTCGAGACCAACAGATCGCCAGCATCGGTTTTCGATCGGACGAAGGTGACCTGTTGGTCGCTACCGAAACTCACGACACCGCATGGACAGTTGGTGCCGACGTGGATGCGGATCACATGTCGGTTCCCGTGTTTCGAAACGGTGAACGATTCGGACGTTTAGAAGTCGCATTCCAATCAACCGGTGGATTCTGGGGTTTGAATTATTGGGCACCCGCGTGGCTAATGATCGTGCTGATACCGTCCTGCCTGATTCAGTTTTCGTTCTTTCTGCGTAAGGCGTTGGAAAGCCTTGACCCGCACGGCGCGGCTCCGAAACATGTGCGTGATACGTTTAATCGCTTGGGCGTCGGTCTTCTGCTGATCGACGATCGCGATCGAATCATCTTGGTCAATCAATTGCTTGCCGATTGCTTGCAGCGTGACGTGAAAGAAACTGAGGGTCAAAAAACATCCTCGATTCCTTGGATCTGCGAAGGCGAACTGCCATGGGACGAGTCCCTGCGAACTGGCCAGATGGTAAACGGCCGATTGATGAAAATCAAAGTCGGTGACCACCATCGCACGTTGAACGTCAACAGCACGCCCATCATTGGCTGCGGCACGATGGTCACGCTTGAAGACATCACAGTCTTGGAAGAAAACAAACTCGAACTTGCCAAGGCGCGTGACGCTGCCGAAGCGGCGAACCAATCCAAAAGCGCGTTCCTGGCCAATATGAGTCACGAAATCCGCACTCCGATGAACGCCATTTTGGGCTTCACCGAAGTTTTGCAGCGGAACATCGAACACGACGAAAGCAAGCGTCGAAAACATCTCAACACCATTCACTCGAGCGGCACGCACCTGCTGAACTTGATCAACGACATCTTGGACCTTTCCAAGATCGAAGCCGACCGATTGGAAATCGAGTCCATTGCGACCGAAGTCGATCGCATCGTCGCGGAAGTCGTCACGGTCATGCGAATTCGTGCCGAAGAAAAATCGATCACGTTGGAATACGAATTTGATGGAATGATCCCCAGGACCGTCCAGACCGACCCTGCCCGTTTGCGGCAGATCCTGACGAACTTGGCCGGCAACGCAATCAAGTTCACCGAAAACGGCGGGGTCAAAATTGTCACGCGATGGGACAACACCGGCGGTCACCCTGTCATGGTTTTCCAAGTCGTTGACTCGGGCATCGGCATGACAGCCGAGTCCACCGAAAAAATCTTTAACCCATTCTCGCAAGCCGACGCTAGCGTGACCCGTCGTTTTGGCGGCACAGGACTGGGGCTGTCGATCAGCAAACGATTCGCCGAAGCGCTCGGCGGCGGTATCGCCGTCACCAGTCGCGTGAACGAGGGAAGTGTATTCACAGTCACGATCAACGCCCCTTGCGAAAGCGAAGTTGAACTGCATTATCCCAACATCGAAGAACTGGAATCCGCCACCGAAAGCGAAACGCATCTTGCGATTCGATTGCCCAACATGCGAGTCCTATTAGTCGATGACGGCCAAGAAAACCGCGAATTGATGAGCGTCATTTTGGGTGAGGCTGGCGCGTTGTACAAGACAGCGGAAAACGGACTCGAAGCCGTGCAGTTGGCAACCGCCGAGGAATGGGACGTGATCCTAATGGACATGCAAATGCCCATCATGGATGGGTACACCGCAACACGAACGTTGCGAGATCAAGGCTATGACAAACCCATCATTGCCTTGACCGCGCATGCAATGCAGCACGCCGAACAAGAATGCCTGGATGCCGGTTGCACAGGATTTCTCACCAAGCCCGTCGACTTTGATCGATTGATTTCAATGCTCGCAGAAATCGCAGGACTCGAGGTCAGCATCGAAACGGGCGTTGCTCAAATCCAAATGCTTGACGCTTTGCCGGCCCCTGAAGAATCCGTTAACGAACCAATTCGTTCGACCCTGCCGATCCACAAAGAGCGGTTCCGAGAAATCGTCGCCCAATTCGTCGACCGACTCGACGAACGATTCGACATGATCGAAAAAGCGATCGTTGACGAAGACCGATCCTTGCTGACCGAAATGGGTCACTCATTGAAAGGTTCAAGTGGCAACTGCGGGTTCGCAGGAATGTCCGAACGCGCGGCTCACCTAGAAACCCTGGGCTCGGATGGTGACCTAGAAGAAATACGCCAAACCCTAGTCAGTCTTCGCGAAATGAGAGCACGAATCGAAGTGCCCGAATCCGTTGACTGTACGGAATCAAACGCGACTTAG